TTGCGGTAATAATCTTTTTGAAATTCTCTAAAGGAAATTTAGAATCCACACTGACTAATCCCCCTTTGAGCTTGATAATCGCATCTACCGCTTCACCACTCTTGAACATATATTGCAAAGCAAAATTTTCCTTAGGAAGCATCTGAGACAAGAGGTCTTGAAGCATCAATTCACCAAATCCACCACGAATTTTTGGAGCTTTCAAAATCTCTTGTAATGAAGCCACCTCTTTTCCTACTTCAAGAATTTTTTCACTCGAATAACGCAATTGTTCCAAATCTTTCTGAACATCAGCATACGAACGAGCCGCTTTATCCAAACGATCATCGAGACGCTTCCCATTCTCTGAAAGACGATTATCGAGCATATGCTGAAAATTCGAAAGTTGCTGATTGAATGCATTGGCAATAGAATGAATCTCCGAATCAAAATGACGACTCATGTTGATCATCTCTATTCGCGAAGCATCAGAATCAGTATTTTTCTTTTGCAAAGAAAAAACCAGCCATAAAACGAGACTGGTTACAAAGAACAAAAGAAGAACGACTATCCAAGATATCATATATGCTTATTGAAAAAAATTGTCTTTTTTTTATTTATTCAATCCAGAAATGAATCGTTTCAGTTCAGGGACTTTGTTCGAAACTTCTTCATATGGTCCTTCAAGAAACTCAATAAAAAAACGATCCAGCATATTTAATCGATAGTGGAGTTCTTCGCTATTCATAAGTACAAAACGAATTTCCTTACCCACTTCTGCTTCCAAATGAGCGATAGCATGCTTGAGCTTAGTACGATTGATATTGTTCACCACAAGAATCATATCGACTTTGCTTTTTGGATAATTGAGAAATAAGCCACTAATGAGAATAAGTTTCACTTCACCTATAATCTTCAGTTTACGAAAAACCTGTGATTGAGCATGGACATTGAGTTTCGAGACAAGACTTTTCAGTTCGGTATAGAAAGGAAAATCTTCATTGACTGAGAATTGTTTTTTCCCTTTACGTGAATGTTCAATAACCATCTTCATTTTCGTCAGACGTACTATCTCACGACTCACTTCTGGTCTCGAAATAAGTGTTTTCTCTGATATGGTAACAGTCCCAAACTCTACTCCGGGATTGAGAATGAAAAATCGTATAAGTCGAGCGCGAGCCTTCGATCCAAACAGCGAGTCAAACAATGCAAGTGACATAGGAATACAATCGTTACGAATAGAGCCAGAAAAGAGTTATTTTCCCCTTTTTTCCAGTATAGAAAGAAAAAGGCGAAAAGTCAAAAAGAGCTTTCTTCTTCCCAAAAAGAAAAGAGGCGTTGTTGAGTGCATAAAAGAGGCTGTATCTCACGAGATATGCTATAATAAGTATATTCTTTTTCTTTCTGACAAGATTTTTTCATCTTGATAAGAAAAGGTACGTTATTCTTTATGTTTTCTCTTTCAAAACAAGCATCAAAAAAAGTATGCTCAACAAAAAACAACAAGAAAAGGTTCAAGGAGTTCCCGATTTGAAAAAAATTATCACTGAAATTCCTGTTACCAAAGGACGCGGCACAGAGCCTTTTGTAAAAGTCTTCAACTATAGTGATCAAAACATCGCCAAAAGTTCTCTCGGGTCTCTTGTGGGTGTTTTTGAAATTTCCGATAAAGATGAAAATTCTGTCTTCATTGTCAATTTCCTTACTTCTGTAGCAAAAAAAGAATATTTCAGCAATCTCCGTCGTGGATCTATCGAAAGTTTCGAAGCATCTCTCCATAAAATCAATCTTGCACTAGCAGAACTCGTCAAAGACGGTCATATCGCATGGCTTGGTAAGTTTCATGGTGCTATCGGCGTACTCGAAAAAA
This DNA window, taken from Candidatus Moraniibacteriota bacterium, encodes the following:
- a CDS encoding DNA recombination protein RmuC encodes the protein MISWIVVLLLFFVTSLVLWLVFSLQKKNTDSDASRIEMINMSRHFDSEIHSIANAFNQQLSNFQHMLDNRLSENGKRLDDRLDKAARSYADVQKDLEQLRYSSEKILEVGKEVASLQEILKAPKIRGGFGELMLQDLLSQMLPKENFALQYMFKSGEAVDAIIKLKGGLVSVDSKFPLENFKKIITAKTDDEKRIARKQFYTDVKKHVDAIANKYIVPEEGTLDFALMYVPAENVYYEIIIKDDDEQGLLDYLTQRRIMPVSPNSFYAYMRTILFGLQGLQIEKRAKEIMGQLDKLAREHEKFEQEFAVLGGHIGNAHKKYDEVEKRLFKVTNQLDHARLGVEQEHSDALLDTPN